The proteins below are encoded in one region of Coffea arabica cultivar ET-39 chromosome 4c, Coffea Arabica ET-39 HiFi, whole genome shotgun sequence:
- the LOC113740437 gene encoding plant intracellular Ras-group-related LRR protein 7 has translation MGCCSSKRANSKASRVSRWRSTGIVALRDSKLKTFPDEVFDLDRSVRTLDLTHNRIVDIPVDISKLINLQRLMLADNLIERLPINLGKLQSLKVASLDKNRITTLPDELGQLVKLERLSVSENLLTSLPETIGSLRNLVLLNVSNNKLKSLPESIGSCFSLEELQANDNSIEEIPAPICNLVHLKSLCLDNNDLKQIPPNILRECRSLQNISLHNNPISMDQFQQMEGFQEFEVRRKKKFDKQIDSNVMIGSKGLDEGVDL, from the exons ATGGGATGTTGCAGCAGCAAAAGGGCGAATTCGAAAGCAAGCCGTGTTAGCCGCTGGCGTTCTACTGGCATTGTTGCCTTACGTGACTCCAAATTGAAG ACATTTCCAGATGAAGTTTTTGACCTCGACAGATCTGTGCGCACACTTGATTTAACACACAATAGAATAG TTGACATTCCAGTGGACATCAGCAAATTAATTAACTTGCAAAGACTG ATGTTGGCTGACAATCTGATTGAACGGTTACCTATCAACCTGGGAAAGCTTCAGTCCCTAAAAGTTGCATCACTTGATAAGAACAGGATTACCACCTTGCCAGATGAAT TAGGCCAATTGGTGAAACTTGAGCGCCTATCAGTCTCAGAAAATTTATTGACAAGCCTGCCAGAAACCATAGGAAGCTTGCGCAAC TTGGTGCTGTTGAATGTATCAAACAACAAGTTAAAGTCTCTTCCAGAATCAATTGGGAGTTGTTTCTCTCTTGAAGAACTGCAAGCAAATG ATAATTCTATTGAAGAAATTCCTGCTCCAATATGCAATCTTGTTCACCTCAAGTCACTCTGCCTGGACAATAACGATCTGAAACAG ATACCTCCAAATATATTAAGAGAATGCAGAAGTCTTCAAAATATTTCTCTCCATAATAACCCGATTTCGATGGACCAATTTCAACAG ATGGAAGGATTCCAAGAATTTGAAGTTCGGAGGAAAAAGAAGTTTGATAAGCAAATAGATTCAAATGTAATGATTGGTTCCAAAGGGCTTGATGAGGGTGTTGACCTCTGA
- the LOC140004818 gene encoding SNF2 domain-containing protein CLASSY 3-like, whose translation MKFAIELIRLCDASHEKVLVFSVFIHPLRFIMQQLIDQLKWREGIEVLYMDGKRDEKNRQSSISSLNDPSSKVKVLFASTKACSEGINLSGASRVVLLDVVWNPAVERQAISRACRLGQKKSVYVYHFITSGTLEVEKYAQQTNKDRLSDLVFSSQDRKRNKSRISSVFKDKVLEGMLDNKMLNDIFENVIHQPKESNAFSNFNYVEHKQ comes from the coding sequence ATGAAATTTGCCATTGAGCTCATCCGATTATGTGATGCATCGCATGAGAAGGTTTTAGTTTTTAGCGTATTTATTCACCCTTTGAGATTCATAATGCAGCAGTTGATAGATCAGTTGAAGTGGAGGGAAGGCATAGAAGTGCTGTATATGGATGGAAAACGTGACGAGAAGAATCGCCAGTCATCAATTAGTTCTCTGAATGATCCCTCCAGTAAGGTGAAAGTTCTTTTTGCGTCCACAAAAGCTTGTTCTGAAGGAATAAATCTTAGTGGGGCTTCAAGAGTTGTTTTGTTAGACGTTGTCTGGAATCCTGCAGTTGAAAGGCAAGCAATAAGCAGAGCATGTAGACTTGGCCAAAAGAAGTCTGTCTATGTTTATCATTTCATAACCTCTGGGACCTTGGAGGTTGAAAAGTATGCTCAACAGACTAACAAAGATCGCTTGTCTGACTTGGTATTTTCTTCTCAAGACAGGAAAAGAAACAAGTCTAGAATCTCATCTGTTTTCAAGGATAAAGTCTTGGAAGGAATGCTTGACAACAAAATGCTGAATGATATCTTTGAGAATGTTATTCACCAGCCAAAGGAatcaaatgcattttcaaacttcaattATGTTGAGCACAAGCAATAG